The proteins below are encoded in one region of Brassica napus cultivar Da-Ae chromosome A6, Da-Ae, whole genome shotgun sequence:
- the BNAA06G06360D gene encoding protein PLASTID REDOX INSENSITIVE 2, chloroplastic produces the protein MASLDVALFSSRIQFRSSSSIRYALPTIFNLSSPAVSSCATKSTQFLKRRLRAKSTNFSLSSLPRRGFVCRAAEYKFPDPIPEFAEAETKKFRDHMAKKLSKRDLFEDSVDEIVGVCTEIFETFLRSEYGGPGTLLVVPFIDMADTLNERELPGGPQAARAAIKWAQDHVDKDWKEWTGTD, from the exons ATGGCTTCCTTAGACGTAGCTCTTTTCTCTTCCCGGATTCAATTTCGTTCATCCTCGTCCATCCGTTATGCTCTTCCAACAATCTTCAATCTCTCTTCACCAGCTGTGAGTTCGTGCGCAACCAAATCGACCCAGTTTCTTAAACGGCGTTTGAGAGCCAAATCGACGAACTTTTCTCTTTCTTCACTGCCACGGAGAGGGTTCGTATGCAGAGCTGCGGAGTACAAGTTCCCGGATCCAATACCCGAATTCGCCGAAGCT GAGACTAAGAAGTTCAGGGACCATATGGCAAAGAAACTGTCCAAGAGGGATCTTTTTGAAGATTCTGTTGATGAGATTGTCGGAGTCTGCACTGAG ATCTTCGAGACGTTCTTGCGGAGCGAGTATGGAGGACCTGGAACACTCTTGGTCGTACCCTTCATCGACATGGCTGATACTCTCAATGAACGGGAACTGCCTGGAGGTCCACAAGCCGCACGTGCAGCTATCAAATGGGCTCAGGATCATGTAGACAAAGATTGGAAGGAATGGACCGGCACTGATTAG
- the LOC106368303 gene encoding NLR family CARD domain-containing protein 3 isoform X1, which produces MASSSSTSSLYLHSLPKASSGSGQWKNGFLGGSVSSRRLFVSPVMFLQKRPRLSAIRASSEGGSRRRVYKESQAATGFPNAKVQQIASSVLPVGSFVVVTFVLWKVVEKFMSPKSSSPGEGKASTQGVKWSIGAGTNLLQGFAAKVDREAKQRLNEFAKELRAFRSVDMSGCNFGDEGLFFLAESLGYNQTLEEVSFSANGITAAGVKAFDGVLQSNIMLKVLNLSGNPIGDEGVKALCATLMENSSIEKLQLNSTDLGDEGAKELAELLKRNSTLRVIELNNNMIDYSGFTSLAGALLENNTIRHLHLNGNYGGALGANALAKGLEGNKSLRELHLHGNSIGDEGIRALMAGLSSHKGKLALLDLGNNSITAKGAFYVAEYIKRSKSLVWLNLYMNDIGDEGAKKVADALKQNRSIATIDIGGNNIHAEGVNAIAQALKDNSVVTTLEVGYNPIGPDGAKALSEILKFHGNIKTLKLGWCQIAAKGAEYVADMLRYNNTISVLDLRANGLRDEGASCLARSLKVVNEALTSVDLGFNEIRDDGAFAIAQALKANEDVTVTSINLGNNFITKFGQSALTDARDHVLEMTEKEVEIYF; this is translated from the exons ATGGCGTCATCTTCTTCCACCAGCTCTCTCTATCTCCACTCTCTACCGAAG GCTTCTTCCGGGTCGGGCCAATGGAAGAATGGGTTTCTGGGTGGGTCCGTTTCTAGCCGCCGGTTGTTTGTTTCTCCGGTGATGTTTCTTCAGAAAAGGCCGAGACTTTCGGCGATCAGAGCTTCATCAGAGGGAGGCTCGAGGCGTAGGGTTTATAAGGAGTCACAGGCAGCTACTGGGTTTCCTAACGCTAAAGTTCAGCAGATTGCTTCCTCCGTCTTGCCCGTTGGCTCATTCGTTGTCGTCACTTTCG TTTTGTGGAAAGTGGTTGAGAAGTTCATGTCCCCAAAGTCTTCTTCTCCTGGAGAAGGGAAAGCTTCTACGCAGGGAGTGAAATGGTCAATAGGTGCTGGTACTAATCTGTTACAAGGGTTTGCTGCAAAGGTTGATAGGGAGGCTAAGCAGAGGCTTAATGAGTTCGCTAAAGAACTCAGAGCGTTCAGAAGTGTTGACATGTCAG GATGCAACTTTGGAGATGAAGGATTATTCTTTCTAGCTGAAAGCCTTGGGTATAATCAG ACTTTAGAGGAAGTCAGTTTCTCTGCAAATGGAATCACAGCTGCAGGAGTTAAAGCCTTTGATGGTGTTCTTCAGTCAAATATTATGTTGAAGGTTCTCAACCTCTCTGGAAACCCTATCGGTGATGAAGGAGTTAAG GCTTTATGTGCTACATTGATGGAAAATTCTAGCATCGAGAAACTTCAGCTAAACAGTACTGATTTAGGAGACGAG GGGGCGAAAGAACTTGCTGAGTTGTTGAAGAGAAATTCAACCTTGAGGGTTATTGAGCTAAACAATAACATGATTGACTATTCT GGATTCACAAGTCTTGCTGGTGCTCTTCTTGAGAATAATACAATACGACATTTACATCTCAA TGGAAACTATGGTGGTGCTTTGGGTGCCAATGCTTTAGCTAAAGGGCTTGAGGGTAACAAGTCTTTACGG GAACTTCATTTGCATGGAAACTCAATCGGAGATGAAGGGATACGTGCTTTGATGGCTGGTTTATCTTCCCACaaag GAAAACTGGCTCTGCTTGACCTCGGTAACAACTCCATCACCGCAAAAGGTGCCTTCTACGTAGCAGAGTACATCAAGAGAAGCAAGAGCTTGGTTTGGTTGAACCTGTACATGAATGATATAGGCGATGAG GGAGCTAAAAAGGTTGCAGATGCTCTGAAGCAAAACCGTTCAATTGCAACCATTGACATT GGTGGAAATAACATCCACGCAGAGGGAGTTAATGCTATAGCTCAAGCGTTGAAAGATAATTCAGTTGTTACGACG TTAGAGGTTGGTTATAATCCCATAGGACCCGATGGAGCTAAAGCATTATCCGAAATTCTCAAGTTCCATGGAAATATAAAGACGCTCAAGCTTGGTTGGTGCCAG ATAGCGGCTAAGGGTGCTGAATACGTTGCAGACATGCTGAGATATAACAACACGATCTCGGTTTTGGACTTGCGGGCAAATGGACTTAGAGATGAG ggCGCTTCCTGCTTAGCTCGGAGCTTAAAAGTAGTTAATGAAGCTCTGACATCCGTGGATCTCGGATTCAATGAAATACGG GATGATGGAGCATTCGCCATTGCTCAAGCTCTGAAAGCCAATGAAGATGTCACGGTTACATCTATAAACTTGGGGAACAACTTCATCACCAAGTTTGGACAG AGTGCTCTCACGGACGCTAGAGACCATGTTCTTGAGATGACTGAAAAGGAAGTAGAGATTTACTTCTAG
- the LOC106368303 gene encoding NLR family CARD domain-containing protein 3 isoform X2, with amino-acid sequence MSPKSSSPGEGKASTQGVKWSIGAGTNLLQGFAAKVDREAKQRLNEFAKELRAFRSVDMSGCNFGDEGLFFLAESLGYNQTLEEVSFSANGITAAGVKAFDGVLQSNIMLKVLNLSGNPIGDEGVKALCATLMENSSIEKLQLNSTDLGDEGAKELAELLKRNSTLRVIELNNNMIDYSGFTSLAGALLENNTIRHLHLNGNYGGALGANALAKGLEGNKSLRELHLHGNSIGDEGIRALMAGLSSHKGKLALLDLGNNSITAKGAFYVAEYIKRSKSLVWLNLYMNDIGDEGAKKVADALKQNRSIATIDIGGNNIHAEGVNAIAQALKDNSVVTTLEVGYNPIGPDGAKALSEILKFHGNIKTLKLGWCQIAAKGAEYVADMLRYNNTISVLDLRANGLRDEGASCLARSLKVVNEALTSVDLGFNEIRDDGAFAIAQALKANEDVTVTSINLGNNFITKFGQSALTDARDHVLEMTEKEVEIYF; translated from the exons ATGTCCCCAAAGTCTTCTTCTCCTGGAGAAGGGAAAGCTTCTACGCAGGGAGTGAAATGGTCAATAGGTGCTGGTACTAATCTGTTACAAGGGTTTGCTGCAAAGGTTGATAGGGAGGCTAAGCAGAGGCTTAATGAGTTCGCTAAAGAACTCAGAGCGTTCAGAAGTGTTGACATGTCAG GATGCAACTTTGGAGATGAAGGATTATTCTTTCTAGCTGAAAGCCTTGGGTATAATCAG ACTTTAGAGGAAGTCAGTTTCTCTGCAAATGGAATCACAGCTGCAGGAGTTAAAGCCTTTGATGGTGTTCTTCAGTCAAATATTATGTTGAAGGTTCTCAACCTCTCTGGAAACCCTATCGGTGATGAAGGAGTTAAG GCTTTATGTGCTACATTGATGGAAAATTCTAGCATCGAGAAACTTCAGCTAAACAGTACTGATTTAGGAGACGAG GGGGCGAAAGAACTTGCTGAGTTGTTGAAGAGAAATTCAACCTTGAGGGTTATTGAGCTAAACAATAACATGATTGACTATTCT GGATTCACAAGTCTTGCTGGTGCTCTTCTTGAGAATAATACAATACGACATTTACATCTCAA TGGAAACTATGGTGGTGCTTTGGGTGCCAATGCTTTAGCTAAAGGGCTTGAGGGTAACAAGTCTTTACGG GAACTTCATTTGCATGGAAACTCAATCGGAGATGAAGGGATACGTGCTTTGATGGCTGGTTTATCTTCCCACaaag GAAAACTGGCTCTGCTTGACCTCGGTAACAACTCCATCACCGCAAAAGGTGCCTTCTACGTAGCAGAGTACATCAAGAGAAGCAAGAGCTTGGTTTGGTTGAACCTGTACATGAATGATATAGGCGATGAG GGAGCTAAAAAGGTTGCAGATGCTCTGAAGCAAAACCGTTCAATTGCAACCATTGACATT GGTGGAAATAACATCCACGCAGAGGGAGTTAATGCTATAGCTCAAGCGTTGAAAGATAATTCAGTTGTTACGACG TTAGAGGTTGGTTATAATCCCATAGGACCCGATGGAGCTAAAGCATTATCCGAAATTCTCAAGTTCCATGGAAATATAAAGACGCTCAAGCTTGGTTGGTGCCAG ATAGCGGCTAAGGGTGCTGAATACGTTGCAGACATGCTGAGATATAACAACACGATCTCGGTTTTGGACTTGCGGGCAAATGGACTTAGAGATGAG ggCGCTTCCTGCTTAGCTCGGAGCTTAAAAGTAGTTAATGAAGCTCTGACATCCGTGGATCTCGGATTCAATGAAATACGG GATGATGGAGCATTCGCCATTGCTCAAGCTCTGAAAGCCAATGAAGATGTCACGGTTACATCTATAAACTTGGGGAACAACTTCATCACCAAGTTTGGACAG AGTGCTCTCACGGACGCTAGAGACCATGTTCTTGAGATGACTGAAAAGGAAGTAGAGATTTACTTCTAG
- the LOC106357916 gene encoding LOW QUALITY PROTEIN: U-box domain-containing protein 18 (The sequence of the model RefSeq protein was modified relative to this genomic sequence to represent the inferred CDS: inserted 2 bases in 1 codon) — translation MIHSKTGSNRRILTFPAVQPCKSISLTTLLDSLIQLAGDILTFKQKHFSTNKRSFQKTIRQIQNLAIVLEEIRIRVGSPRRYFPGVSSLSEIHVIFQKLKFLLEDCTRDGARVCMLMSSDQVSDHLQVLTLSISTSLSAFPVSFVDLPSEVNELIDLVVQQARKHVVRPDSDDKKVIDSVNQVLALFENRVSPEPDEINRILDHVGVRTWGDCVKEVNFLGEEIEAERLENKKNNNNSNARVELLSSLMGFICYCRCVILNKXDHHLHRDESELRVHEDLFRGIKVEDLLCPISLEIMTDPVVIETGHTYDRSSITKWFGSGNITCPKTGKILTSTELVNNVSVSHVIQKHCRANGVVLAINSRKRKSHGDVAPDSLAAKGAGRLIARFLTSELITNGDEETVYRALREIRVLTKTGSFNRSCLVEAGCVSPLINLLASEDSRIQENAMAALLNLSKHAAGKGEIAGEGLGLIVEILNEGDKTETRLYAASALFYLSSVEDYSLLIGENADAIPGLMRIVTGDEFGDSAKRNALLAVMGLLMQPENHWRVLAAGAVPALLDLLRDEETGGELTADCLATLAKLAEYPDGTIGVIRRGGLKLAVKILSSSEASPAVKQHCVGLVLNLCLNAGNDVVGVLVKDSVVMGSLYTVISNGEYGGSKKASALIRMIHEYQERKTGSVEPSFQRGRFIHAW, via the exons ATGATCCACTCTAAAACCGGGTCAAATCGCCGGATCCTGACATTCCCGGCTGTGCAACCCTGCAAATCAATCTCCCTAACCACCCTACTCGACTCGCTGATTCAACTCGCCGGCGACATCCTCACGTTCAAGCAGAAACACTTCTCCACCAACAAACGAAGCTTCCAAAAAACCATCAGGCAGATCCAAAACCTAGCTATCGTCTTGGAAGAGATCCGGATCCGAGTCGGGTCTCCAAGACGCTACTTTCCCGGCGTCTCGAGCCTCTCGGAAATCCACGTCATCTTCCAGAAACTCAAGTTCCTTCTAGAAGACTGCACGAGAGACGGAGCTAGAGTATGTATGTTGATGAGCTCAGATCAAGTCTCGGATCATCTCCAGGTCCTGACTCTATCCATTTCCACTAGCCTCAGCGCGTTTCCTGTCTCGTTCGTTGACTTACCGAGCGAAGTCAACGAGCTGATCGACCTAGTGGTGCAACAAGCCCGTAAACACGTAGTCCGACCCGACTCGGATGATAAAAAGGTTATAGATTCCGTTAATCAAGTACTTGCTTTGTTCGAGAATAGAGTCAGCCCTGAACCGGATGAAATAAACCGGATCTTGGATCACGTAGGGGTCCGAACATGGGGAGATTGCGTTAAAGAAGTAAACTTTCTCGGAGAAGAGATAGAAGCGGAGCGGttagagaataagaagaataataataatagtaacgCTAGAGTCGAGCTTCTCAGCAGCTTAATGGGGTTCATATGCTATTGCAGATGCGTGATACTGAACAA agatcatcatcttcatcgtgATGAAAGCGAGTTGCGTGTTCATGAAGATTTGTTTCGAGGAATAAAAGTTGAGGATCTTCTCTGCCCGATTTCTCTAGAGATCATGACGGATCCTGTGGTCATAGAAACAGGGCACACGTACGATCGGAGCTCCATCACGAAATGGTTCGGATCCGGGAACATCACGTGCCCCAAAACCGGAAAGATCCTGACCAGTACCGAGTTGGTTAACAACGTTTCCGTGAGCCACGTGATCCAAAAGCACTGCAGAGCAAACGGCGTCGTTTTGGCGATCAATAGTCGAAAAAGAAAAAGTCACGGTGACGTGGCGCCAGATAGTTTAGCCGCGAAAGGAGCAGGAAGACTCATCGCGAGGTTTCTCACTTCAGAGCTGATAACAAACGGGGATGAAGAGACGGTTTACAGAGCTCTAAGAGAGATTCGCGTTCTGACCAAGACAGGTAGTTTTAATAGATCTTGTCTGGTCGAAGCTGGCTGCGTGAGTCCGCTTATAAACCTTCTGGCTTCAGAAGACTCGAGGATTCAAGAAAACGCAATGGCTGCGCTATTGAATCTCTCTAAACACGCCGCCGGGAAAGGTGAGATCGCAGGAGAAGGGTTGGGGCTCATCGTGGAGATTCTCAACGAAGGAGATAAAACAGAGACGAGGCTATACGCTGCTTCTGCTCTGTTTTATCTCTCTTCCGTCGAAGACTACAGCTTACTCATCGGTGAAAACGCAGACGCGATTCCTGGACTGATGAGGATCGTTACAGGGGACGAGTTCGGCGACTCGGCGAAACGCAACGCGTTGCTCGCGGTTATGGGTTTGCTGATGCAACCCGAAAACCACTGGCGCGTCCTCGCCGCCGGAGCTGTTCCGGCTCTTCTCGATCTGCTGAGAGACGAGGAAACGGGAGGTGAGCTCACGGCGGATTGTTTAGCGACGCTGGCGAAGTTGGCGGAGTATCCCGACGGGACGATTGGTGTGATCCGTCGCGGCGGGTTGAAACTCGCGGTGAAGATTTTGTCTTCTTCTGAAGCTTCGCCGGCGGTGAAACAGCACTGTGTTGGTTTGGTTCTGAACCTGTGTCTTAACGCGGGGAACGACGTCGTTGGGGTTCTTGTGAAGGACTCGGTGGTGATGGGGTCGCTTTACACGGTGATAAGTAACGGCGAATATGGGGGAAGCAAAAAGGCTAGTGCGCTTATCAGAATGATTCATGAGTACCAGGAGAGGAAAACCGGTTCAGTTGAACCGAGTTTTCAAAGAGGACGGTTCATCCACGCATGGTGA